One window of Bactrocera tryoni isolate S06 chromosome 2, CSIRO_BtryS06_freeze2, whole genome shotgun sequence genomic DNA carries:
- the LOC120769092 gene encoding opioid-binding protein/cell adhesion molecule homolog yields MKLWLWLLSINQFVYLSLSTISELNNSDPKFSGPINNVTTPVGRDATLTCIVHDLMSFKLAWLRVDTQTILSIQNHVITKNHRIGISHTEHRIWQLRIRDVRESDRGWYMCQINTDPMKSQVGYLDVVVPPDIIDYQTSHDMIVQEGQNVTLICTATGLPTPTVTWRRERDVPLLQTADGTDIYSIDGMNLTLWQVTRESMGAYLCIASNGIPPTVSKRVLIAVNFAPTVWTRYDTIYAGFGQKVTLECISEAHPTTVNLWLKGKEFVQSGTYESVTLDNVFRIVMRLTIRPVVSKDFGDYHCVAKNAMGESERIISVRHKSKKSLHHTHELDGKDNHLILIEEYTSLATSASLHVSKILIFLTITFWKL; encoded by the exons CCGATCCCAAATTTAGTGGACCTATAAATAATGTAACGACGCCGGTTGGACGTGATGCGACTCTCACTTGCATCGTTCACGACTTGATGTCTTTTAAG CTAGCTTGGTTAAGAGTCGACACCCAAACCATTCTCAGCATACAAAACCATGTCATCACGAAGAACCATCGCATAGGCATTAGTCACACAGAGCATCGTATCTGGCAGCTGCGTATAAGGGATGTACGCGAATCAGATCGAGGCTGGTATATGTGTCAGATAAATACCGATCCAATGAAAAGCCAAGTCGGCTATCTGGATGTGGTCGTGCCACCCGACATAATTGACTACCAAACCAGCCACGACATGATTGTGCAGGAGGGGCAAAACGTGACTCTAATATGCACTGCAACAGGCTTGCCAACACCCACGGTCACTTGGCGTCGTGAACGCGATGTTCCATTATTACAGACTGCCGATGGAACTGACATTTACAGCATTGACGGTATGAATTTGACGCTGTGGCAAGTGACAAGAGAAAGCATGGGCGCATATTTGTGTATAGCTTCGAATGGTATACCGCCGACTGTGAGCAAACGGGTCCTAATTGCTGTTAATT TTGCACCTACCGTTTGGACGCGCTACGACACCATATATGCTGGTTTCGGTCAAAAAGTTACCCTAGAGTGCATTTCCGAAGCTCACCCTACGACCGTCAATTTATGGTTGAAAGGCAAGGAATTTGTTCAGAGCGGCACCTATGAGTCCGTTACTTTGGATAATGTTTTCAGGATTGTTATGCGGTTGACTATACGTCCTGTAGTTTCAAAAGATTTTGGGGATTATCACTGTGTGGCGAAAAATGCGATGGGTGAGTCGGAACGCATCATATCTGTTAGAC ACAAATCCAAGAAAAGCCTCCATCATACACACGAACTGGACGGAAAAGACAATCacttgattttaattgaag AATACACCTCTCTTGCAACATCAGCATCCTTACATGtcagcaaaattttaatatttttaacaatcaCCTTTTGGAAACTGTAA